CATAATCCTGTTCCATATTCATACGCTCTATAAACTCGTGAAGAGGTTCATCGGCAGTGGAGGTTTGGTCACTTCTCCTATGGAGTCTTAAAATCTGAACATTGGCAAATCCTCTTGCCTCTGCAACAAACTTCAAGGTATCGGGTGGTAGTGGGTGAAGGTGTGTTGGGTCGGTATAAAAACTATAAGCGCCGACTATGAGGTTTTCCGGGTTTGGCGTTTCGAATATTACCATTCCACCTGTTTTTAATGCCCTTAAAGATTCGTCAAATAGTTTAACCATAACTTCAAACGGTAAATGTTCAACAATGTGAAACCCTGTAATAATTGATAAAGCATTATTTTTTTGACTTTTGAGATATTCGATAACATCTGCTTCTTCTACATCTAAACCAAGTTCTTTTGCCTGGGTTACCATAATTCTGTTTATATCAATACCTTTGGCATGAATATTCTGTTCCTTTAATAACTCAAGCCATTCACCCCTGCCGCATCCAACATCTAATAACGGAGCATTATCCGTATTTTTCAAAGCTTCATGAATGTAGGGCAAATAAACCCTTTGCCTCTCTTTGATATCAGCCTGTGTACCTCTGAACCTATCTTCAAACGAAACATACAGGGCATCGTACTGATGTGCCTGTTCTTCACGAAAGCTTTTTGCATCGTTAACAGTAAGCTTTTCAGAAGTCTTATGATTCAAACGTTCTATCAAAGAAGAAAGGTTTTTCTGCTGTTCAAGGATATTTAATTTCTGATCGCGTATTTGTTGTATGATATTATTTATATCAGCCTGAACTGCCTGAGCATCCGCTTTCTTCTCAAGCTCATAACCCAACTGCTGAACTGCCTGAGCATCCGCTTTCTTCTCAAGCTCATAACCCAACTGCTGAACTGCCTGAGCATCCGCTTTCTTCTCAAGCTCATAACCCAACTGCTGTACTGCCTGAGCATACGCCTTCTTCTCTATGGTGTTTCTAAGAGTGTTAAACTCTTTTGTCATAATACTATCGGAATGATTGAATCTGGTATTCGTATAGTTCTCAAAAGCGGTAATATTACGCACAATCAAGGGCATTTTTATGATTGCTGTAATCCATCTAATTGCATAACCCATTATCGGTAGTTTGTAGAGTTTTGTTGCTAAATAAGATAGATATAAACCTTTAATATTGGTTTTTTT
This DNA window, taken from Deltaproteobacteria bacterium, encodes the following:
- a CDS encoding methyltransferase domain-containing protein yields the protein MVESNIPEINVDEIMEKIREEVNRRKAHQNGVDYQTNILHVNDASPNTTVKQTKLWQTIKAIQFRLRKYPFYSFAYRTALRFTRFIPKYQTSFTIEDFLKYDEKTFIKNAYKGILLRDADEQGLNFYLSMMGSGRLNKVQVLASLRYSKEGKEKKTNIKGLYLSYLATKLYKLPIMGYAIRWITAIIKMPLIVRNITAFENYTNTRFNHSDSIMTKEFNTLRNTIEKKAYAQAVQQLGYELEKKADAQAVQQLGYELEKKADAQAVQQLGYELEKKADAQAVQADINNIIQQIRDQKLNILEQQKNLSSLIERLNHKTSEKLTVNDAKSFREEQAHQYDALYVSFEDRFRGTQADIKERQRVYLPYIHEALKNTDNAPLLDVGCGRGEWLELLKEQNIHAKGIDINRIMVTQAKELGLDVEEADVIEYLKSQKNNALSIITGFHIVEHLPFEVMVKLFDESLRALKTGGMVIFETPNPENLIVGAYSFYTDPTHLHPLPPDTLKFVAEARGFANVQILRLHRRSDQTSTADEPLHEFIERMNMEQDYAIIGYKG